From the Manis javanica isolate MJ-LG chromosome 11, MJ_LKY, whole genome shotgun sequence genome, one window contains:
- the SYTL2 gene encoding synaptotagmin-like protein 2 isoform X3 produces MIDLSFLTEQEHEAIMKVLQRDAALKRVDEERVRHLPEKIKDDQQLKNMSGQWFYEAKSKRHRDRIHGTDIIRASMRKKRLQVAELTGVVEELEEDVAPASPSSSWANPAPTMIDMSREHTRKLAVSPAKQRKNPFNSSQLPDDHLSQHTKNEQWFPKNGRTGFFQTSKEGALSQSKEKLSVLDISSQKSEEPKQIFPSPENGSQIKAPIPKARKMIYKAHDSKQDGHQPFPRQSADSLHPRGAPRGILKRNSSSSSTDSETVRFPQNFEPKSKIVSPGLTIHERISEKEHSLEDDSSSNSLEPLKHVRFSAVQDEPQQSPGLIHGHEVGEFSVLESDRLKNGTEDGGDIDEFWGDPKPSQNRKPLSSRQSALSPRASQSEAHQPTSSDSSPINGYHSPSEVLTTRPPSIENLLTISEYKAKSSELSRLESELSKSPADELPCVEPEPPQVPDCSSRDHQQGKPLLLQALKAKTSSRSGPHTTEIRKTTDDSISKVLDWFNRSSHSDDNESLLQHPHRVEPKEKTDSKPQIAIALVTDDTSLKGDDAKAPLSTKVESTSVGSESALQVEGNMLPSENCQDNNVNIKPKSINLSRQGQGKECPGTLQAFEICSPNQGIKPMDSSQTDNTEGNGVLPPASNYSYSALKGSDAEDQLLSNSKDVGSLDEDEPKLHVYEKKRENSKLNFDSSMTDKEPRLKDNMKAERVSEGGDAYIPKALLEPENIVSPPGAANGKPPWKKTEAQLQQDTHELPKYQVQREKYKRVSDRISFWEGEKAAAKLTHKEPIPSCSQRSPSAEAHQPVKPMDSLSSGQSKYNQATAKQVVLHKDGQAAHLSSFYPSNKPKETRPQISGPSKNYPSADQSGKVSLFQNKRHEPIQRLPVADSLHSGRDIALPALRHPSNVGNEIHTPLEKDHSLIGELNPNFKVMALKERMDEPNTEQIYNHSQFENLRKFWDLGANPNSQDNVEKNTTMTNQKKYVPFSSQKHKEFSGMTSSEKNVHEVEMLSLQKVPAREEIEKLNSKCTVEVLPDETTFPLRPPGKSAHLLPGNEPSKENVKTNTEWIVTPVFKEEKDYSDQEIQESMVKTSVLPKDYKDTFNDSSQKLLSEASSPAIQPSDGKAHGKPVLEPGGSENRTGSQKTDFANTEEEAKGHKEIINEHVAKTVAPPKFKLDTLTTSLDKLLKEATGTLPSPLQTKLEPVTTSNNSEPEESRVSEKGIEWSHSASVYQKEIKVPFLKGEETLENTVLPPKVQSGECQLNMENLFQMAAEGSHPLDQTCHLHRKGSFEDVATSPQDMPSSSITHLAPQDKALHSQREISETVEKVILPSKPVLEDVNAVLQKLLKEAWLSCPVGREIVPGKVKAEFPEGVQAAGSPPNSLGVIPPWATMNITVPDRKDLYSLRVLPNETQEAGSHLAAQISPSVQMLSSLGLAVAQYGKELPQEVAEIVRETIIQPKSGHDEFSAGLDKLLKETIGTPSSKFESGTGTLSPSKVIGSTEVPRRAAPGFHPEEIQETVKKSEAPSIMETAFDTGFEKLFKETSEAPYFQLQVSVKEGTPEKGPPQSGQASFLGTVPQFFWAASEASEMKLKNVFKPQADQCDKMLGGDKPVTGLSVDLSGSESGVEIPGTPQLCVDHKIGTRGTMKPTEGRDSESEAAGVREGSFREPGFEEFPITISMSRYRQPIPFLMNRESPAKTSGVELILAPPCKRQEEEKGFSDSDFSDGNIGSNSGSWRNTSSSEEEPSPVLKALERSAARKMPSKSLEDISSDSSNQAKVDNLPEELVHSAEDDQKADQEPDTNECIPGISTVPSQPDNQFSHPDKLKRMSKSVPAFLQDESDDRETDTASESSYQLSRHKKSPSSLTNLSSSSGMTSLSSVSGSVMSVYSGDFGNLEVKGSIQFAVDYVDSLKELHVFVAQCKDLAAADIKKQRSDPYVKTYLLPDKGKMGKKKTVVVKKTLNPVYNEILRYKIEKHILKTQKLNLSVWHRDTFKRNSFLGEVELDLETWDWDNKQNKQLKWYLLKRKTAPVALEAENRGEMKLALQYVPEPVPVTGKKLPTTGEVHIWVKECLDLPLLKGHHLNSFVKCTILPDTSRKSRQKTRAVGKTTNPVFNHTMVYDGFRPEDLTEACVELTVWDHHKLTNQFLGGLRIGFGKGKSYDTEVDWMDSTSEEVALWEKMVNSPNTWIEAILPLRMLLVAKISK; encoded by the exons CTCCAGTTGGGCAAATCCAGCTCCCACTATGATTGATATGTCCCGGGAACACACAAGGAAGTTGGCTGTGTCTCCAGCTAAG CAAAGGAAGAACCCATTTAATAGTTCCCAGTTGCCAGATGATCACTTATCTCAGCACACCAAAAATGAGCAATggtttccaaaaaatggaaggacTGGTTTCTTTCAGACTTCAAAGGAgg gTGCATTGTCACAATCAAAAGAAAAGTTGTCTGTCCTGGATATTTCAAGTCAAAAGTCAGAGGAACCAAAGCAGATTTTTCCAAGCCCTGAGAATGGATCCCAGATCAAAGCTCCCATCCCCAAAGCCAGGAAAATGATCTACAAAGCACATGATTCAAAGCAAGATGGCCACCAGCCTTTTCCTAGGCAAAGCGCAGACTCCCTGCACCCCAGAGGGGCTCCCCGAGGAATCCTGAAGCGCAACTCCAGTTCCAGCAGCACAGACTCAGAAACTGTTCGTTTTCCTCAGAACTTTGAACCCAAAAGCAAAATTGTGTCACCTGGCCTAACCATCCATGAGAGAATTTCTGAGAAGGAGCATTCTTTAGAAGACGACTCCTCTTCAAACTCCCTGGAACCCTTAAAGCATGTGAGATTCTCTGCAGTGCAGGATGAACCCCAGCAGAGTCCTGGGCTAATCCATGGCCATGAAGTAGGAGAGTTCAGTGTTTTAGAATCTGATAGGTTGAAAAATGGAACAGAAGATGGAGGAGACATAGACGAGTTTTGGGGTGACCCTAAACCTTCCCAAAACAGAAAGCCTTTGTCTTCACGTCAATCAGCTTTAAGCCCAAGGGCATCCCAAAGTGAAGCACATCAGCCAACCTCTTCTGATTCTTCTCCAATTAATGGGTACCATTCTCCCTCAGAAGTTTTAACTACAAGACCACCGTCCATTGAGAATTTGCTCACCATCAGTGAATACAAAGCTAAATCATCAGAATTATCAAGGCTTGAATCAGAATTGTCCAAAAGCCCTGCTG ATGAACTGCCTTGTGTTGAGCCTGAGCCACCTCAGGTGCCAGACTGCAGTTCTAGAGACCATCAGCAAGGTAAGCCCCTTCTTCTCCAGGCCCTAAAAGCTAAGACGTCCTCACGCTCTGGTCCACATACTACTGAGATAAGGAAGACAACTGATGATTCCATATCTAAAGTCCTAGACTGGTTTAATCGAAGTTCTCATTCAGATGACAATGAGTCACTTCTCCAACATCCTCACAGAGTAGAAcccaaagaaaaaacagactcaAAACCACAGATTGCTATTGCCTTGGTGACAGATGATACCAGTCTAAAAGGAGATGATGCAAAGGCTCCGTTATCCACCAAAGTTGAATCGACATCTGTGGGATCTGAATCAGCACTCCAGGTGGAAGGAAATATGCTGCCTTCTGAAAACTGCCAAGATAATAATGTGAATATCAAACCCAAGTCTATTAATTTGTCCCGACAAGGACAAGGCAAAGAATGTCCAGGCACATTGCAAGCATTTGAAATCTGCAGTCCAAATCAAGGAATTAAACCTATGGACTCTAGCCAAACAGACAATACAGAAGGAAATGGGGTACTTCCCCCAGCCAGTAACTATTCCTACAGTGCTCTCAAAGGATCTGATGCAGAAGACCAACTTCTGAGCAACAGTAAGGATGTTGGCAGCTTAGATGAAGATGAGCCCAAGCTTcatgtatatgaaaaaaaaagagaaaactcaaaaCTGAATTTTGATTCTTCAATGACTGACAAAGAACCAAGGTTGAAAGACAACATGAAAGCAGAGAGAGTGAGTGAAGGAGGAGATGCTTACATCCCAAAAGCTTTGTTAGAGCCAGAAAATATTGTGTCCCCACCTGGGGCTGCCAATGGCAAACCTCCTTGGAAGAAGACCGAGGCCCAACTACAGCAAGACACCCATGAGCTTCCCAAGTACCAAGTGCAAAGAGAGAAGTACAAAAGGGTGAGTGATAGAATATCCTTTTGGGAAGGTGAGAAAGCTGCTGCTAAGTTAACTCATAAAGAGCCCATACCCTCCTGCAGTCAGAGAAGTCCTTCTGCTGAAGCACATCAGCCTGTAAAGCCTATGGACAGTTTATCTTCAGGACAGAGTAAATATAATCAAGCCACTGCCAAACAAGTGGTCCTACACAAGGATGGCCAAGCAGCCCATCTTTCTAGTTTTTATCCCTCAAATAAACCTAAAGAGACCAGGCCCCAAATATCAGGTCCATCCAAAAATTATCCTTCAGCTGACCAATCAGGCAAAGTGTCTCTGTTCCAGAATAAGAGACATGAGCCTATACAAAGATTGCCAGTGGCAGACAGCTTGCATTCTGGAAGGGACATTGCTTTGCCAGCACTGCGACATCCTTCCAATGTTGGAAATGAAATACATACTCCTTTGGAGAAAGACCATTCCCTAATTGGTGAATTGAATCCCAACTTTAAAGTTATGGCCCTaaaagaaagaatggatgaaCCCAATACAGAACAGATCTATAATCACTCTCAATTTGAGAATCTGAGAAAGTTTTGGGACTTAGGAGCCAATCCAAATAGTCAAGATAATGTTGAGAAGAACACTACCATGACAAACCAAAAAAAGTATGTGCCTTTCAGTAGCCAGAAACATAAAGAATTCAGTGGCATGACATCATCAGAGAAAAATGTCCATGAAGTAGAGATGCTAAGCCTccaaaaagttccagcaagggAGGAAATAGAGAAATTAAACTCAAAGTGTACAGTCGAGGTGTTGCCAGATGAAACCACATTTCCATTGAGACCACCCGGAAAGTCTGCTCATCTGTTGCCAGGAAATGAGCCATCAAAGGAAAATGTGAAAACGAATACAGAATGGATTGTTACTCCAGTGTTCAAGGAAGAAAAGGATTACTCAGACCAAGAGATTCAAGAATCCATGGTGAAAACAAGTGTTTTGCCTAAAGACTACAAAGACACTTTTAATGACAGTTCACAGAAGCTGCTTTCAGAAGCTTCATCACCAGCAATCCAACCTTCTGATGGAAAAGCTCATGGAAAACCAGTGCTTGAACCAGGTGGTTCTGAAAATAGGACAGGGTCTCAAAAGACAGATTTTGCTAATACTGAGGAAGAAGCCAAAGGACATAAAGAGATCATTAATGAGCATGTAGCCAAAACAGTAGCTCCTCCAAAGTTCAAACTGGACACTTTGACTACTAGTCTAGACAAACTCCTGAAGGAAGCCACTGGAACTTTACCCTCTCCCTTGCAAACCAAGTTGGAACCTGTTACCACTAGTAACAACTCTGAACCTgaagagagtagagtttctgaaAAGGGGATAGAATGGAGTCACAGCGCATCAGTCtaccagaaagaaataaaagttccTTTTCTAAAGGGTGaagaaactttggaaaatacagttcTTCCCCCGAAAGTTCAAAGCGGTGAGTGCCAACTAAACATGGAGAACTTGTTTCAGATGGCTGCAGAAGGTTCTCACCCATTGGATCAAACTTGCCATCTTCACAGAAAGGGTTCTTTTGAGGATGTGGCCACCTCTCCCCAAGATATGCCTTCTTCCAGCATTACTCATCTTGCTCCTCAGGATAAGGCACTACATTCTCAAAGGGAAATCTCAGAGACTGTAGAAAAAGTCATTCTTCCATCCAAACCTGTATTGGAAGATGTAAATGCTGTATTACAGAAGCTACTTAAAGAGGCTTGGTTGAGTTGTCCAGTTGGGAGGGAAATAGTTCCTGGAAAAGTAAAAGCAGAATTTCCTGAAGGAGTACAGGCAGCAGGTAGCCCCCCAAATTCTTTGGGAGTTATCCCGCCATGGGCTACAATGAACATCACAGTTCCAGACAGAAAGGATTTGTATTCCCTCAGGGTACTGCCTAATGAAACTCAGGAAGCTGGGTCTCACTTAGCTGCCCAAATATCTCCATCTGTACAAATGCTTAGCTCATTGGGTCTCGCTGTTGCTCAGTATGGCAAAGAGTTACCTCAGGAAGTGGCAGAAATTGTGAGGGAAACAATTATTCAGCCTAAATCAGGGCATGATGAATTCAGTGCTGGCTTAGACAAACTACTGAAGGAAACTATTGGAACTCCCTCCTCAAAATTTGAAAGTGGTACAGGAACTCTTTCTCCATCAAAGGTAATAGGTAGTACTGAGGTGCCCAGGCGAGCTGCTCCTGGATTCCATCCTGAGGAAATACAAGAAACAGTTAAAAAATCTGAGGCTCCATCAATAATGGAGACTGCTTTTGATACTGGTTTTGAGAAACTCTTTAAAGAGACATCTGAAGCTCCTTACTTTCAGCTCCAGGTGTCAGTGAAGGAAGGAACTCCTGAGAAGGGGCCTCCACAGTCAGGGCAGGCCAGTTTCTTAGGCACAGTGCCCCAGTTTTTCTGGGCAGCCTCAGAGGCCTCTGAAATGAAGCTTAAGAATGTTTTCAAACCTCAAGCTGACCAATGTGATAAAATGTTGGGAGGAGACAAACCTGTGACTGGTTTATCAGTAGATCTCTCTGGTTCTGAAAGTGGGGTTGAGATCCCTGGAACCCCACAACTGTGTGTGGACCATAAAATAGGGACCAGGGGAACTATGAAACCCACAGAGGGCAGGGATAGTGAAAGTGAGGCTGCAGGGGTTCGAGAAGGTTCCTTTCGGGAACCTGGCTTCGAAGAGTTTCCGATAACAATCAGTATGTCCAGATATAGGCAACCCATTCCTTTCCTGATGAACAGAGAAAGCCCTGCAAAAACAAGTGGAGTTGAATTGATCCTGGCACCCCCATGTAAGagacaagaggaagaaaaaggtttCTCTGACTCAGATTTTTCAGATGGAAACATTGGTTCTAATTCGGGAAGCTGGAGAAATACCTCCA GTTCAGAAGAAGAACCCAGTCCTGTTTTGAAAGCTTTGGAAAGGAGTGCTGCTAGGAAAATGCCTTCCAAAAGTCTAGAAGACATTTCGTCAGATTCATCAA ATCAAGCAAAAGTAGATAATCTGCCAGAAGAATTAGTACATAGTGCTGAAGATG ATCAAAAAGCAGATCAGGAGCCAGATACAAATGAATGCATACCAGGAA TTTCCACAGTGCCTTCACAACCTGATAATCAGTTTTCCCACCCTGACAAACTCAAAAGGATGAGCAAGTCTGTTCCAGCATTTCTGCAAGATGAG AGTGATGACAGAGAAACAGATACAGCATCAGAAAGCAGTTACCAGCTCAGCAGACACAAGAAGAGCCCCAGCTCTTTAACCAATCTTAGCAGCTCCTCTGGCATGACGTCCTTGTCTTCT GTGAGCGGCAGCGTGATGAGTGTTTATAGTGGAGACTTTGGCAATCTGGAAGTAAAAGGAAGCATTCAGTTTGCAGTTGACTATGTGGACTCACTGAAGGAgctgcatgtgtttgtggcccAGTGTAAAGACTTAGCAGCAGCAGATATTAAGAAACAGCGTTCGGACCC ATATGTAAAGACCTATCTGTTACCAGACAAGGGCAAAATGGGCAAGAAGAAAACCGTTGTAGTGAAGAAAACTTTGAATCCTGTGTATAACGAGATACTGCGG TATAAGATCGAAAAGCACATCTTAAAGACACAGAAGCTGAACCTGTCCGTTTGGCATCGGGATACGTTTAAGCGCAATAGTTTTCTAGGGGAAGTGGAACTTGACTTGGAAACTTGGGACTGGGAcaataaacagaataaacaatTGAAGTGGTACCTTCTGAAGCGAAAG ACTGCACCGGTTGCCCTTGAAGCAGAAAACAGAGGTGAAATGAAGTTAGCTCTCCAGTATGTCCCAGAGCCAGTTCCTG tTACAGGTAAAAAGCTTCCTACAACTGGCGAAGTGCACATCTGGGTGAAGGAATGTCTTGATCTCCCACTGCTAAAGGGCCAccatctaaattcttttgttAAATG TACCATCCTTCCAGACACAAGTCGGAAAAGTCGCCAGAAGACGAGAGCTGTAGGGAAAACTACCAACCCTGTCTTCAACCACACTATGGTGTACGATGGCTTCAGGCCTGAAGATCTGACAGAAGCCTGTGTGGAGCTTACCGTCTGGGACCACCACAAGTTAACCAACCAGTTTCTGGGAGGTCTTCGGATTGGCTTTGGAAAAG